Proteins from a genomic interval of Luteibacter pinisoli:
- a CDS encoding class I SAM-dependent methyltransferase → MSALVTSTWRGGAAEAVRSCPACGAVERSPHAGAVFDHLRPADDDLWTFWKCDACASLYPDPRPSMDSIGAAYSDYYTHHPQHAGGLPGSNGTVSVLSRCVDGYLNARFGSTLPNAMPIGHLVFSMIEPLRLKLDYHGRHLFLAQRTPGRVLDVGSGNGDFLLRARAMGWDARGIDPDPAAVGASRAQGLVVCVGFADCRSPELGGAFDVVTMRHSIEHVAHPGDDLRHCLGHLRPGGMLWLAWPNPQGVGARIFRSAWRGLEAPRHLCIPSAEAMRGLLLGLGFEAPRLIRRGHHARSIARESARIAEHRPGWLNRVRRHLGGVVAWAADMAATLSSGAGEELVMVAFAPERRCERD, encoded by the coding sequence ATGAGCGCTCTGGTCACGTCGACGTGGCGGGGAGGAGCGGCCGAGGCCGTGCGGTCGTGTCCGGCATGCGGCGCCGTTGAACGTTCTCCACACGCGGGTGCGGTATTCGATCATTTGCGGCCCGCCGACGATGATCTGTGGACCTTCTGGAAGTGCGACGCTTGCGCAAGCCTCTATCCGGACCCTCGGCCATCGATGGATTCCATTGGCGCCGCGTACTCGGACTATTACACCCACCATCCCCAGCATGCCGGTGGCTTGCCTGGATCGAATGGCACCGTATCGGTGCTGTCACGCTGCGTGGACGGGTATCTGAATGCTCGGTTCGGCTCAACGCTTCCAAACGCGATGCCGATAGGTCACCTCGTGTTCTCGATGATCGAGCCGCTGCGATTGAAGCTCGATTATCACGGGAGACATCTGTTCCTTGCACAGCGGACGCCTGGACGTGTGCTCGATGTAGGCTCCGGCAATGGTGATTTCCTCCTCCGGGCGCGTGCCATGGGTTGGGATGCGCGCGGAATCGACCCTGACCCAGCCGCGGTCGGCGCGTCGCGAGCGCAAGGTCTTGTCGTTTGCGTCGGCTTCGCCGATTGCCGCTCGCCCGAGCTGGGCGGTGCCTTCGATGTCGTGACGATGCGACATAGCATCGAGCACGTGGCCCATCCGGGAGACGATCTTCGCCATTGTCTCGGGCACCTGCGGCCGGGCGGTATGCTCTGGTTGGCGTGGCCGAACCCTCAAGGCGTGGGGGCGCGAATCTTTCGCTCCGCGTGGCGAGGGCTCGAAGCGCCGCGGCACCTTTGCATTCCCAGCGCTGAGGCCATGCGTGGGTTGTTGCTTGGCCTGGGCTTTGAGGCGCCGCGCCTCATCCGGCGCGGCCACCACGCACGCAGCATCGCCCGTGAGAGCGCCCGGATAGCCGAGCATCGACCTGGCTGGCTCAATAGGGTGCGCCGCCACCTCGGCGGCGTGGTGGCCTGGGCTGCGGATATGGCTGCGACGCTCTCATCGGGTGCTGGAGAAGAACTCGTTATGGTGGCCTTTGCGCCGGAGCGGAGGTGTGAGCGTGACTGA
- a CDS encoding glycosyltransferase family 2 protein produces MTDCIGVVLHFRASELTEACIRSLAQEGLGDAIVVDNSEDGGASLADLRARLVDSSMRLTFVEPGRNLGYAAGINAALASLGASLGSAHVLLINSDATLAPGTLRRLADSVADDEAVVAAPLIDGPTGLVPARTYYRHFSAMINPVGPGMHGHALLGGACLLISRRLLRLPLFDETFFFYGDDIEFGHRVVRQGGVLRDVPEGVVRHQGSAASGNGSLFYEYHMTRAHLLLVQRLDQGRACRWAMYAGRAVLLPLRACVRMMRFRSLTAWRALLMATADVASGRVRSLTPPSGPRA; encoded by the coding sequence GTGACTGACTGTATCGGAGTGGTCCTGCATTTCCGCGCTAGCGAGCTGACCGAGGCGTGCATCCGGTCCCTTGCGCAGGAAGGGTTGGGCGACGCGATCGTCGTAGACAACTCGGAAGACGGCGGGGCATCACTTGCCGATCTGCGAGCTCGGCTCGTCGACAGCTCCATGCGCCTCACATTCGTCGAGCCGGGCAGGAATCTTGGTTACGCGGCCGGGATCAACGCGGCACTTGCATCTCTTGGCGCGTCCCTTGGGTCCGCCCATGTATTGCTTATCAACAGCGACGCGACCCTGGCTCCGGGCACGCTTCGTCGGCTCGCAGACAGTGTGGCGGACGACGAAGCCGTGGTGGCAGCGCCGCTGATCGATGGACCGACCGGTCTCGTGCCAGCCCGTACTTACTATCGCCATTTTTCCGCGATGATCAATCCAGTCGGTCCTGGCATGCATGGTCATGCGCTATTGGGTGGCGCATGCCTGTTGATCAGTCGCCGGCTGCTTCGGCTTCCGCTTTTCGATGAAACCTTCTTCTTTTACGGAGACGATATCGAATTCGGTCATCGCGTCGTCCGTCAGGGCGGCGTGCTTCGGGATGTGCCGGAGGGTGTGGTGCGCCACCAGGGATCGGCAGCCAGTGGCAACGGCTCGCTGTTCTACGAGTATCACATGACCCGGGCGCACCTTCTTCTCGTGCAACGGCTCGACCAAGGGCGAGCATGTCGATGGGCCATGTACGCCGGGCGGGCGGTCCTTTTGCCTCTCCGTGCCTGCGTTCGGATGATGCGCTTCCGTTCGTTGACTGCCTGGCGAGCCTTGTTGATGGCCACAGCGGACGTTGCGTCAGGTCGCGTCCGCTCGCTAACGCCGCCCAGCGGTCCCCGGGCCTGA
- a CDS encoding lipopolysaccharide biosynthesis protein: MPDGLARSSFRTTAMLALRLLTQAVTLVAITRWLGPGRYGEYIAVASLAIVLSLIPNLGSAYVLMAREARMPGEGIDVMRYGWVLSLVFGTLLTASFPSVAQLTTHSRFTWVDLWLIGATELMATPLILLLSGALQARHKVATGQGIQWIPLALRGCLAGTCLVAGDAITFHAFVCWQAVLAVAGLFAAILITSRHIPLRWSPRQPTRDEWKDGASYAAMHIVSANPTELDKILSNRLLGEHTAGIYAATSRILNAVVIPVIGMLLAAQQRLFIHGSDPGAGGRRLIRTLFVLAGAWGIVSAAGTTLCAPLLPWILGAAYADAASIMPWVALAAPFVSLRLSAGTVLVALGHPLHRMLFELLGAVLMAVLLVAGAHYAQARGMALGLACAELCMAAAGWWMVIAAERQLRPNQAQRSGPGTAGRR, translated from the coding sequence ATGCCCGACGGCCTCGCCCGAAGCAGCTTTAGAACCACCGCAATGCTGGCCCTGCGCCTGCTGACGCAGGCCGTCACGCTCGTCGCCATCACGCGGTGGCTTGGACCGGGCCGCTATGGCGAGTACATCGCCGTCGCATCCCTCGCGATTGTCCTCTCGCTTATCCCGAACCTCGGCTCCGCTTACGTGCTCATGGCGCGCGAGGCACGAATGCCAGGCGAAGGCATCGATGTCATGCGGTACGGTTGGGTCCTCAGCCTGGTCTTCGGAACGCTGTTAACCGCGTCGTTCCCGTCCGTGGCCCAGCTCACGACGCATAGTCGGTTCACCTGGGTCGATCTGTGGCTTATCGGCGCAACCGAACTGATGGCCACGCCCCTCATCCTGCTGCTCAGCGGCGCATTGCAGGCACGGCACAAGGTAGCGACAGGGCAAGGAATCCAGTGGATTCCCCTTGCGCTGAGGGGCTGCCTTGCGGGTACGTGCCTGGTAGCCGGTGATGCGATTACTTTCCATGCGTTCGTTTGTTGGCAGGCAGTTCTCGCCGTGGCCGGACTGTTCGCCGCGATTCTTATCACGTCACGGCACATTCCTCTTCGTTGGTCACCTCGGCAACCAACCCGCGACGAATGGAAGGATGGCGCATCGTACGCCGCCATGCACATCGTCTCCGCCAACCCTACCGAGTTGGATAAGATCCTCTCGAACCGTCTCCTGGGCGAGCATACGGCAGGCATCTATGCCGCGACATCGCGCATCCTGAATGCCGTGGTCATCCCGGTCATTGGCATGCTGCTGGCCGCGCAGCAACGCCTCTTCATCCACGGGTCGGATCCGGGCGCCGGAGGGCGCCGGCTGATACGGACGTTGTTCGTGCTAGCTGGTGCGTGGGGCATCGTCAGCGCCGCCGGCACGACCCTGTGTGCACCGCTGCTCCCCTGGATCCTAGGCGCCGCTTACGCCGACGCTGCGTCTATCATGCCCTGGGTCGCGCTCGCCGCTCCATTCGTTTCCCTCCGACTATCCGCCGGTACCGTCCTCGTCGCGCTCGGTCACCCGCTTCATCGCATGCTATTCGAGTTGCTTGGCGCGGTCCTGATGGCGGTGTTGCTCGTGGCTGGAGCACATTATGCGCAAGCGCGCGGCATGGCGCTCGGCCTGGCGTGCGCGGAACTTTGCATGGCAGCGGCAGGATGGTGGATGGTCATCGCGGCGGAGCGCCAACTCCGGCCGAACCAGGCGCAGCGCTCAGGCCCGGGGACCGCTGGGCGGCGTTAG